The Arachis duranensis cultivar V14167 chromosome 2, aradu.V14167.gnm2.J7QH, whole genome shotgun sequence genome has a window encoding:
- the LOC107473793 gene encoding uncharacterized protein LOC107473793 codes for TGVLPPFVPFAQAFAAVLTAVLTGSLYYVAASPKDPTYVVAPVLQSRSHRQDLKKLFEAWYEKRQMKKIYSPLLEGLFALYLGFEWIQTNNILAPIITHGIYSTVILGHGLWKIHDHRRRLRQRIQQLKSEERYSK; via the exons ACAGGGGTATTGCCTCCGTTTGTACCTTTTGCGCAAGCATTTGCAGCTGTACTCACAGCTGTTCTTACTGGTTCTCTCTATTATGTGGCTGCCTCGCCCAAAG ATCCCACTTATGTTGTGGCACCTGTTTTGCAATCTCGCTCGCACCGTCAAGATTTGAAAAAGCTGTTTGAAG CATGGTATGAGAAGCGccaaatgaaaaagatatattcCCCTCTTCTTGAAGGACTTTTTGCCCTCTACTTGGGTTTTGAATGGATTCAA ACAAATAACATTCTAGCTCCCATTATCACACATGGCATATACTCAACGGTTATATTGGGACATGGCCTTTGGAAAATTCATGACCACCGGCGTAGACTACGGCAAAGAATCCAACAGCTCAAATCAGAAGAAAGATATTCCAAGTAG